GAACAATCTGTTtggatgaaaagaaattaagttgtAGAAGATGCACCCTTTGCACTGGTTTTAAGGAGTTGGGTCCGTACCATTACAGTTAAAAGTTGTTGAGATAGTTCATGAGCTTTTTAATCCCATCATCTGGTCAAGAGAGTCATGGACAAGCATGTGGTGGGAAGCTAATAAATTGAGCAAAGCTTTCTGCAAGCTTTTTAATGTTGGCTTTGGTTTAAAGTACAGGCTCTTTATTTCAAGATAGTCTGTAAGTTTCTATCTCTATATTTCTTGGCTAAAGCTACATCAAAATTTCCTTACAGAGAAGACAGGGTTCCAAGCAGTTGTCTAAATTATCCATGAGCACTTGATGAAGTTACACCAGAGTCCCACTGTCAGGTACCATAGCTGCAATAGTTAACACAACTGAACTATTAATGGGTTACTgcagaggtcctcaaactacagcccgctggctggatacagccccccagggtcctcaatccacccccggtatttacagacacctccgccccccccccccctgcctcgccgggggttgggggggggaaccaagcagccacagatggctgcctgccactgcgTCCGTGcgctggccccctggttaaaatgTTTGAGCACCCCTGGGTTACTGGCTGGTGTCTTGTAGCTATGCTTCGTTTGCTTTCTGCAAGAGATGCGGTGAGGGATGTGTTCAACATAATGATCAGATGCACCGTCACGCACAAAGAGATGTCTCTAGGGCCTGTTTAGTCTTTCCAAATGTTCACCAGTATCTGAATTGAGCCAATTAATATTGCATCAGCACCTGTATAGATCTTTTAGTAATGGGCTAGTATTTCTCCTGTGCTTACAGAAACAAGAATCTACTTAGTTTGTTACTTAGAAATCCAAAATAttattacttaattttttttactgtctttgaaCTTGTGGAGATAGTTCTTGCTCTTGCTGGTACGTACATCTGGAATATTTTGTCAAATACGTATATTAAATTGATAAataccactttttaaaatggctaAATTTTATCTCACTAGCTGGACATTCaccttaattaaaaacaaataccagGCTTTAAACTAAGGTAACGTTAAACAAGTTGTTGATATAAAAACCCCAGTCATAAATGGTACAAATGCTGGCTTCTGAACttgccttttgccttttcataAAGAATACTTTGTCAAGgcaattaaaatacatgtaaattaGATCATATTTTTGTTGTATTGGAAATTACTCTTCTGTTTTAGATACTGTCCAGCTGAAACAACTTCATGGGTTCTAACTGTGGTATAATACAggatgtatttttgaaaatgaatgcCATTAAAGTATATGAAATACTTCAAGTAAagcatattaaatatttcaagtgtATTGCGTAGTTGTTCTCCTTCCAGTTATCttcaaattaaatacaaataatcaGTGCAGCAGACTGTGCAAGTTCCTGTGTACTACATGACAGTATGACAAATAGCTTGCCTCATCCGTCTCCCTCGCTGTATTGCCATTGGTGATGCTTAGTAGGGTGCATGATTCATACCATACAATAGAGAGCAGCACACAGCTCTGGCTTATCTAAATATAGTCATACTGTTGATTTTGATCAACTACAGTGGAAAGGAacagtgtgtttttctttgcacGTCCACTTAGCCACTTGATAGTACTTCAAACCTTTCTTATGATTGTAGCCATTgccaattatatttttcttttccgCAGGCTGCTCTGACTCTTCCACAGAGACCACTTCTTCATTGTTCTACTGTGATTCCTGTTGTGGCTCTGACATTAAAGTTTATTATGCACCTTTTCAGGCTTAAGGATTCATGGTGCTTTCTTCCCTGGATGTTGTTCATATCCTGGACGTCTCACCACGTCCGTGATGGGATTCGTCATGGCCTCTGGATCTGCCCATTTGGAAAAACTCCTCCTTTACCATATTGGCTGTATGTGGCAATTACAGCATCTTTACCTCATCTATGTTCATTTGTTATGTATTTAACAGGCACTAGAGAATTAATGTCTATAAAACATGGCATCCGCATTGACGTGTAATAATGATAACTCTTAAAGTTGTTTGTATTAACACTTGAATTAATTGAAGTTAATGATAACTCTTAAAGGTTGTTTGTATTAGCACTTGAAATAAGCTGTTTATCACTGAAATGGTTTCTTTATGTTTCCTACAACTTCTGAGTTAGGCATTTTAAGGCTGTGGAGCCAGTTACAGCTCCTGTGTGAATTCCTTGTGGTCATAGAAACCTTTTTAATGAATGGTAATGATTTAATGTCTATACCTTCCCCTTGTAAATATGTAGCCTTCCATTATAATTCATGCCTAGCTTGCTGATTCATAAAGTACTTGGTGTGCCTCTAGTAATGACATCACATTTTACTGTCATGGTGCTGTTCATCTGATCATTCACTTTGGATTTGTATTCTGCCTTTAGATAATACATTTAATCTAGATAGCATTTGTATGGCActttacaaatgt
This region of Falco naumanni isolate bFalNau1 chromosome Z, bFalNau1.pat, whole genome shotgun sequence genomic DNA includes:
- the TMEM267 gene encoding transmembrane protein 267; its protein translation is MVFAMASETEKAHALLQTFSTASVISSLGLGLFCFVADRLLQFSFIQQNDWLRAFSDNAVHGILGMWSWAIVIGLRKKSDFTEVTLAGFLASVIDVDHFFLAGSLSLKAALTLPQRPLLHCSTVIPVVALTLKFIMHLFRLKDSWCFLPWMLFISWTSHHVRDGIRHGLWICPFGKTPPLPYWLYVAITASLPHLCSFVMYLTGTRELMSIKHGIRIDV